Proteins from one Panthera leo isolate Ple1 chromosome D1, P.leo_Ple1_pat1.1, whole genome shotgun sequence genomic window:
- the LOC122200634 gene encoding olfactory receptor 5W2-like: MDGGNCSSLTDFIFLGITNNPGMKATLFTMFLVIYLINLFANFGMIILIRMNSQLNTPMYFFLSHLSFCDLCYSTAIGPKMLVDLLAKNTSIPFVGCALQFLVFCTFADSECLLLAVMAFDRYKAISNPLLYTVNMSSRVCFLLMAGVYVLATADALIHTTLTFRLCFCGSKEINHFFCDLPPLYLLSCSNTEINELALFTFFGFIELSTILGVLISYCYIILSVLKVHSAEGRFKAFSTCTSHLTAVAIFQGTILFMYFRPSSSYSLDQDKMTSLFYTLVIPMLNPLIYSLRNKDVKETLKKIKIKRWF; the protein is encoded by the coding sequence ATGGATGGAGGAAATTGTTCATCCttgactgatttcattttcttgggaaTTACCAATAACCCTGGGATGAAAGCAACCCTATTTACAATGTTTCTTGTTATTTATCTCATTAATCTTTTTGCAAACTTCGGAATGATTATTCTAATTAGAATGAATTCTCAGCTGAACACGCCAATGTACTTTTTCCTTAGCCACCTCTCTTTCTGTGACCTCTGTTATTCCACAGCAATTGGGCCCAAAATGTTGGTAGACCTTCTAGCCAAAAACACATCAATCCCTTTCGTTGGCTGTGCTCTGCAATTCTTGGTCTTCTGTACGTTTGCTGATTCCGAGTGCCTACTGCTGGCGGTGATGGCCTTTGATCGGTACAAGGCCATTAGCAACCCCTTGCTCTACACGGTCAACATGTCCAGCAGAGTGTGCTTCCTGCTCATGGCCGGGGTTTACGTGCTGGCAACGGCAGATGCTTTGATACATACGACACTAACATTCCGGTTATGTTTCTGTGGATCAAAGGAGATTAATCATTTCTTCTGTGATCTACCTCCACTCTACCTTCTTTCCTGCTCAAATACAGAGATCAATGAGTTGGCATTATTCACATTTTTTGGCTTCATTGAACTGAGTACCATTTTAGGAGTCCTTATCTCTTATTGTTATATAATCTTATCTGTCCTGAAGGTCCATTCTGCTGAGGGGAGATTCAAAGCTTTCTCCACCTGCACCTCCCACTTAACTGCTGTTGCAATTTTCCAGGGAACCATTCTCTTCATGTATTTCCGGCCAAGTTCTTCCTACTCTCTTGATCAAGACAAAATGACCTCCTTGTTTTACACCCTTGTGATTCCCATGTTAAACCCACTGATTTACAGCCTGAGGAACAAAGATGTGAAAGAgaccctgaaaaaaataaaaattaaaagatggttTTAA
- the LOC122201086 gene encoding olfactory receptor-like protein OLF1: MELIDGNYTLVTEFILLGFPTRPELQIVLFLMFLTLYGMILTGNIGLMILIRTDSHLQTPMYFFLSNLSFADLCYSSVIVPKMLINFLSENKSISYYGCALQFYFFCAFADTESFILAAMAYDRYVAICNPLLYMVVMSRDICIWLIVLSYIGGNLSSLVHTSFAFILKYCDKNVINHFFCDLPPLLKLSCTDTSVNEWLLSTYGSSVEIICFIIIIISYFFILRSVLKIRSSSGRKKTFSTCASHLTSVTIYQGTLLFIYSRPSYLYSPNTDKIISVFYTIIIPVLNPLIYSLRNKDVKDAAKRAIRSKVDAS, from the coding sequence ATGGAATTGATAGATGGAAACTACACTTTGGTGACTGAGTTTATTCTTTTAGGGTTTCCGACCCGCCCTGAACTGCAGATTGTCCTATTCCTCATGTTTCTGACACTGTATGGTATGATTTTAACAGGGAACATTGGACTGATGATATTAATCAGGACTGATTCTCACCTTCAAACccccatgtattttttccttagcAACTTATCCTTTGCAGACCTCTGTTACTCCTCAGTCATTGTTCCCAAAATGCTCATCAATTTCCTCTCAGAGAACAAATCTATCTCTTATTATGGCTGTgccctccagttttattttttctgtgcctTTGCCGATACAGAATCCTTTATCTTGGCTGCCATGGCATACGATCGCTACGTCGCCATCTGTAACCCTTTACTGTATATGGTTGTGATGTCTCGGGACATCTGTATATGGTTGATTGTCTTGTCCTACATTGGAGGCAACCTGAGTTCCCTGGTTCATACGTCCTTTGCATTTATTCTGAAATACTGtgataaaaatgtcattaatCATTTTTTCTGTGACCTCCCCCCACTGCTTAAGTTATCCTGCACAGACACATCAGTTAATGAGTGGCTTCTCTCTACATATGGCAGCTCAGTGGAAATTATCtgtttcatcatcatcatcatctcctaCTTTTTCATCCTTCGCTCAGTCTTAAAGATCCGTTCTTCCAGTGGGAGGAAGAAAACCTTTTCCACATGTGCCTCTCACCTGACTTCAGTGACCATCTATCAGGGGACTCTCCTCTTCATTTACTCACGGCCCAGCTATCTATATTCTCCTAATACTGATAAAATTATCTCCGTGTTCTACACCATCATCATCCCAGTGCTGAATCCACTGATTTATAGTTTGAGAAATAAAGATGTCAAAGATGCTGCTAAGAGAGCTATACGATCAAAGGTAGATGCCTCGTGA